A window of the Malaclemys terrapin pileata isolate rMalTer1 chromosome 6, rMalTer1.hap1, whole genome shotgun sequence genome harbors these coding sequences:
- the CCNO gene encoding cyclin-O encodes MVTHPLSHERPGRPRSPPSKRRRAAGATPEERAQPLCRGLGLRTPVKKSKCPSCPGERPLQGDAAGLCHPGSPEPADRLELQAFRDYGASWYRFRKGLESKFHPREPLAQQPQVTAEARCKLISWLIPVHRHFGFSFESLCLAVNTLDRFLTTTPVAADCFQLLGVTSLFIACKQVEVHPPRVKQLLALCCDVFSRQQLCNLECIILNKLHFNLGAPTINFFLEHFTHLRVESCQADTKEANNAKALAKGMAELSMADYAFNKYPPSLLAICSLGLADQMLHHQNPLDLHISGYPEEVLQDCTDKLHLLVSLNGDSLPHVLPPGYF; translated from the exons ATGGTCACGCACCCGCTGAGCCACGAGCGCCCCGGCCGGCCGCGCAGCCCCCCCAGCAAACGGCGGCGGGCGGCGGGCGCGACCCCCGAGGAGCGGGCTCAGCCCCTCTGCCGCGGCCTCGGCCTCCGGACGCCGGTGAAGAAGAGCAAGTGCCCGAGCTGCCCCGGGGAGCGGCCGCTGCAGGGCGACGCCGCGGGGCTCTGCCACCCCGGCAGCCCCGAGCCCGCCGACCGGCTAGAGCTGCAGGCCTTCCGCGACTACGGGGCCAGCTGGTACCGCTTCCGAAAGGGGCTGGAGAGCAAGTTCCACCCGCGCGAGCCTCTGGCCCAGCAGCCGCAG GTGACGGCGGAGGCCCGGTGTAAGTTGATCAGCTGGCTGATCCCTGTGCACCGGCACTTCGGCTTCTCCTTCGAGTCCCTGTGCCTGGCAGTGAATACCCTGGACCGATTCCTCACCACCACCCCAGTGGCTGCCGACTGCTTCCAGCTGCTGGGAGTCACTTCCCTCTTCATCGCGTGCAAACAG GTGGAAGTGCATCCGCCCAGAGTGAAGCAGCTCCTAGCCCTTTGCTGCGACGTCTTCTCCCGTCAGCAGCTCTGCAATCTGGAATGCATCATCCTAAACAAACTACACTTCAACCTGGGGGCACCGACCATCAACTTCTTCTTGGAGCACTTCACCCACCTGCGTGTGGAGTCCTGCCAGGCGGATACCAAGGAGGCAAACAATGCCAAAGCTCTGGCCAAAGGGATGGCCGAACTTAGCATGGCCGACTATGCTTTTAACAAATATCCCCCCTCCCTTCTGGCCATTTGCTCCCTGGGACTGGCAGACCAGATGTTGCACCACCAAAATCCACTGGACTTGCATATAAGTGGCTACCCGGAGGAGGTTTTACAGGACTGCACGGATAAACTGCATTTACTGGTGTCTTTAAACGGAGATTCTTTACCGCATGTACTACCCCCTGGATATTTTTGA
- the MCIDAS gene encoding multicilin — protein MQNCSGRKAFDSICPNRVRDLCSRLGKKPAKLERKVRLGDSPAPRKSFASTTPVAVYRDQPPDTVELALATIDWQDLADCTSVFQQETSSVAAAPQSHCLQPEPEFDFQEFRDAVDSFICDPSSLMPPPLDTEDFTFPLGDGSAFSPCIQPSQNNPLPHMNLQNSAEQYWKDVADQNQKALGDALVENNQLHVTLTQKQEEITSLKERNVQLKELASQAKQLACVLDKLMIHQPKEGGDAFLPRSSAKRSLEQLYAARQEDCAEVDEILREISDTCNAALQTIDENREAKRPRLQAEATRAPDSQSQAINMYGAFSGLQTCSSRSSVDLSNSELEEGVSFRTSITDHCTIRTLAFPQGNAFTIRTATGGYKFRWVPS, from the exons ATGCAGAACTGCAGCGGCAGGAAAGCCTTTGACAGCATCTGTCCCAACAGGGTGCGAGATCTGTGCAGCCGGCTAGGCAAGAAGCCAGCCAAGCTCGAGAGGAAGGTGCGTTTGGGAGACAGTCCCGCGCCGCGGAAGAGCTTTGCCAGCACCACTCCAGTGGCAGTTTACAGAGACCAGCCTCCCGACACGGTAGAGCTAG CACTTGCCACTATCGACTGGCAAGATTTAGCAGACTGCACCTCGGTCTTTCAGCAGGAGACTTCTAGTGTTGCAGCTGCCCCGCAG AGCCACTGCTTGCAACCTGAACCCGAGTTCGACTTCCAGGAGTTCAGAGATGCTGTCGATAGTTTTATATGTG ACCCATCCTCCTTAATGCCCCCTCCACTGGACACTGAGGATTTCACTTTCCCTCTCGGCGACGGATCAGCCTTTAGCCCTTGTATTCAACCGTCACAAAACAATCCTCTTCCGCACATGAACTTGCAAAACTCCGCGGAACAGTACTGGAAAGATGTGGCAGACCAAAACCAGAAAGCGTTAGGGGATGCACTGGTGGAAAACAATCAG CTGCACGTGACATTAACCCAAAAGCAGGAAGAGATCACTTCCCTGAAGGAAAGAAACGTGCAGCTGAAGGAGCTAGCCAGCCAGGCGAAGCAGCTGGCCTGTGTGCTCGAT AaactgatgatccaccagcccaAGGAGGGGGGCGACGCTTTCCTTCCCAGGAGCTCAGCTAAGAGAAGCCTGGAGCAGCTGTACGCGGCCAGGCAGGAGGACTGCGCAGAAGTGGATGAAATCCTGAGGGAAATATCAGACACCTGTAACGCGGCGCTGCAGACTATTGATGAGAACCGAGAGGCGAAGCGCCCTCGGCTGCAGGCGGAGGCAACACGAGCTCCGGACAGCCAGAGCCAGGCTATTAACATGTACGGGGCGTTCAGCGGACTGCAGACTTGCAGCAGTCGCAGCTCGGTGGATCTGAGTAACAGCGAGCTGGAGGAAGGCGTGTCTTTCAGGACCTCCATCACAGATCACTGCACGATCCGGACACTAGCTTTCCCCCAAGGAAATGCTTTCACTATCAGGACAGCCACCGGGGGCTACAAGTTTAGATGGGTTCCCAGCTGA